One region of Arvicola amphibius chromosome 3, mArvAmp1.2, whole genome shotgun sequence genomic DNA includes:
- the Lamb2 gene encoding laminin subunit beta-2: protein MEWASGESGRGRQGQPLLWELRLGLLLSVLPATLAQVPSLDVPGCSRGSCYPATGDLLVGRADRLTASSTCGLQSPQPYCIVSHLQDEKKCFLCDSRRPFSARDNPNSHRIQNVVTSFAPQRRTAWWQSENGVPRVTIQLDLEAEFHFTHLIMTFKTFRPAAMLVERSADFGRTWNVYRYFSYDCGADFPGVPLAPPRHWDDVVCESRYSEIEPSTEGEVIYRVLDPAIPIPDPYSSRIQNLLKITNLRVNLTRLHTLGDNLLDPRREIREKYYYALYELVVRGNCFCYGHASQCAPAPGAPAHAEGMVHGACICKHNTHGLNCEQCQDFYHDLPWHPAEDGNTHACRKCECNGHTQSCHFDMAAYLASGNVSGGVCDGCQHNTAGRHCELCRPFFYRDPAKDLRDPAVCRPCDCDPMGSQDGGRCDSHDDPVLGLVSGQCRCKEHVVGTRCQQCRDGFFGLSASDPLGCQRCQCNSRGTVPGGTPCDSNSGTCFCKRLVTGHGCDRCLPGHWGLSHDLLGCRPCDCDVGGALDPQCDEATGQCRCRQHMIGRRCEQVQPGYFRPFLDHLTWEAEDARGQVLEVVERPVTNRESPSWTGPGFVRLREGQEVEFLVTSLPRAMDFDLLLRLEPQVPEQWAELELTVHRPGPVSAHSPCGHVLPKDDRIQGMLQPNSRVLVFPRPVCLEPGISYKLNLKLLRTGGRAHPESSYSGSGLLIDSLVLQPHVLMLEMFSGGDAAALERRTTFERYRCHEEGLMPSKTPLSEACAPLLISLSSLIYNGALPCQCDPQGSLSSECNPHGGQCLCKPGVVGRRCDVCATGYYGFGPAGCQACQCSPDGSLSALCDGTSGQCPCRTGAFGLRCDHCQRGQWGFPNCRPCACNGRADECDTRTGACLGCRDYTGGEHCERCIAGFHGDPRLPYGGQCRPCPCPEGPGSQRHFATSCHRDGYSQQIVCHCRAGYTGLRCEACAPGHFGDPSKPGGRCQQCECNGNIDAMDPEACDPHTGQCLRCLHHTEGPHCGHCKPGFHGQAARQSCHRCTCNPLGTNPQQCPSTDQCHCDPSSGQCPCLPHVQGLSCDHCAPNFWNFTSGRGCQPCACHPTRARGPTCNEFTGQCHCHAGFGGRTCSECEELHWGDPGLQCRACDCDPRGIDKPQCHRATGHCSCRPGVSGVRCDQCARGFSGVFPACHPCHACFGDWDRVVQDLAARTRRLEQWAQELQQTGVLGAFESSFLNIQGKLGMVQAIVGARNASAASTAKLVEATEGLRHEIGKTTERLTQVEAELTDVQDENFNANHALSGLERDGLALNLTLRQLDQHLDILKHSNFLGAYDSIRHAHSQSTEAERRANTSTFAVPSPVSNSADTRRRTEVLMGAHKENFRRKHLANQQALGQLSARTQTLSLTGINELVCGAPGDAPCATSPCGGAGCQDEDGQPRCGGLGCSGAAATADLALGRARHTQAELQRALVEGGGILSRVSETRRQAEEAQQRAQAALDKANASRGQVEQANHELRELIQSVKDFLSQEGADPDSIEMVATRVLELSIPASPEQIQHLASEIAERVRSLADVDTILAHTMGDVRRAEQLLQDAQRARSRAEGEKQKAETVQAALEEAQRAQGAAQGAIRGAVADTQNTEQTLHQVQEKMAGAEQSLNSANERARQLDALLEALKLKRAGNSLAASTAEETAGSAQSRAREAEKQLREQVDDQYQTVRALAERKAEGVLAAQARAEQLRDEARDLLQAAQDKLQRLQELEGTYEENERKLEGKAAQLDGLEARMRSVLQAINLQVQIYNTCQ from the exons TGCTGCCTGCCACATTGGCCCAGGTCCCTTCCTTGGATGTACCTGGCTGTTCCCGAGGAAGCTGCTATCCAGCCACTGGTGACCTGTTGGTGGGCCGTGCTGACAGACTGACTGCCTCCTCCACGTGTGGCCTGCAAAGTCCTCAGCCCTACTGTATTGTCAGTCACCTGCAG GATGAGAAGAAGTGTTTCCTGTGTGACTCTCGACGCCCCTTCTCTGCTCGAGACAACCCCAACAGCCATCGAATCCAGAATGTTGTCACCAGCTTTGCACCGCAACGCCGGACGGCCTGGTGGCAGTCAGAGAATG GTGTTCCAAGAGTCACCATCCAGCTGGACCTGGAAGCAGAATTCCATTTCACCCACCTCATTATGACTTTCAAG ACATTTCGGCCTGCTGCCATGCTGGTGGAGCGCTCCGCAGACTTTGGCCGCACCTGGAATGTTTATCGATACTTCTCCTACGACTGTGGGGCTGACTTTCCAGGAGTTCCTCTGGCCCCACCTCGGCACTGGGATGATGTGGTTTGTGAGTCTCGCTACTCAGAAATTGAGCCATCCACTGAAGGCGAG GTCATCTACCGTGTGCTGGACCCCGCTATCCCTATCCCAGACCCCTACAGCTCACGGATTCAGA ACCTGTTGAAGATCACCAACCTCCGTGTGAACTTGACTCGGCTTCACACACTGGGAGACAACTTGCTTGACCCGCGGCGGGAGATCCGGGAGAAATACTATTATGCCCTCTATGAGCTTGTTGTCCGTGGGAACTGCTTCTGCTATGGACATGCCTCACAGTGTGCTCCTGCGCCAGGGGCACCAGCCCACGCCGAGGGCATG GTGCACGGGGCCTGTATCTGCAAACACAATACCCACGGTCTCAACTGTGAGCAATGTCAGGACTTCTATCATGACCTTCCCTGGCATCCTGCTGAGGACGGCAATACTCACGCCTGTCGGA AGTGTGAGTGCAATGGACACACTCAGAGCTGCCACTTTGACATGGCCGCATACCTGGCGTCTGGAAATGTGAGTGGAGGCGTGTGTGATGGGTGTCAGCACAACACAGCTGGGCGCCATTGTGAGCTCTGCCGGCCCTTCTTCTACCGTGATCCAGCCAAGGACTTGCGGGATCCAGCTGTGTGTCGTC CTTGTGACTGTGACCCTATGGGTTCTCAAGACGGTGGCCGTTGTGATTCCCATGATGACCCTGTGCTGGGACTGGTCTCTGGCCAGTGTCGGTGTAAAGAACATGTGGTTGGCACTCGCTGCCAGCAATGCCGTGATGGCTTCTTTGGACTTAGTGCCAGTGACCCTCTGGGATGCCAGC GTTGTCAGTGTAATTCACGGGGTACAGTGCCTGGGGGCACCCCTTGTGACTCCAACAGTGGAACCTGTTTCTGCAAGCGTCTGGTGACTGGACATGGCTGTGACCGCTGCCTG CCTGGCCACTGGGGTCTGAGCCATGACCTGCTTGGTTGCCGCCCCTGTGACTGCGACGTGGGCGGTGCCTTGGATCCTCA GTGTGATGAGGCCACAGGTCAGTGCCGCTGCCGCCAGCACATGATTGGACGGCGCTGTGAACAAGTACAGCCCGGCTACTTCCGACCTTTTCTAGACCATttaacttgggaggctgaggatgcCCGAGGGCAG GTGCTTGAGGTGGTAGAGCGGCCAGTGACCAACCGAGAGTCTCCGTCCTGGACTGGCCCAGGCTTTGTGCGGCTGCGGGAAGGTCAGGAAGTGGAGTTCCTGGTGACCTCTTTGCCAAGGGCCATGGACTTTGACCTGCTACTTCGCTTGGAGCCCCAG GTTCCTGAGCAATGGGCAGAGCTGGAACTGACCGTGCATCGCCCAGGACCTGTGTCTGCCCACAGTCCCTGTGGACATGTGCTGCCTAAGGATGACCGAATTCAGGGGATGCTTCAACCAAACTCCAG GGTTTTAGTGTTTCCCAGACCGGTCTGCCTTGAGCCTGGTATCTCCTACAAACTGAATCTCAAGCTGCTGCGAACCGGGGGACGTGCCCATCCTGAAAGCTCCTACTCTGGGTCTGGACTACTCATTGACTCG CTGGTGCTGCAGCCCCATGTGTTGATGCTAGAGATGTTTAGTGGGGGTGACGCTGCTGCCCTAGAGCGCCGTACCACCTTTGAACGCTACCGTTGCCATGAGGAAGGTCTGATGCCCAGCAAGACCCCTCTGTCTGAGGCCTGCGCCCCCCTTCTCATCAGTCTGTCCTCCTTGATCTACAATGGTGCCTTAC CATGTCAGTGTGACCCTCAAGGCTCCCTGAGTTCTGAGTGCAACCCTCATGGTGGCCAGTGCCTGTGCAAGCCTGGTGTGGTTGGACGCCGCTGTGACGTCTGTGCCACTGGCTATTATGGCTTTGGCCCGGCAGGTTGTCAAG CCTGCCAGTGTAGCCCTGATGGGTCACTCAGTGCCCTATGTGATGGGACTAGTGGACAATGTCCCTGCCGAACTGGTGCCTTTGGTCTTCGCTGTGACCACTGTCAACGTGGCCAGTGGGGATTCCCTAATTGCCGGCCATGTGCCTGCAATGGGCGTGCAGATGAATGTGATACCCGCACAGGCGCATGCCTGGGCTGCCGTGATTACACCGGGGGCGAGCACTGTGAAAG ATGCATTGCTGGCTTTCATGGGGACCCACGGCTGCCCTATGGAGGCCAGTGCCGACCTTGTCCCTGCCCTGAGGGCCCTGGGAGCCAGCGGCACTTTGCCACTTCTTGCCACCGGGATGGATACTCCCAGCAAATTGTGTGCCACTGCCGAGCTGGTTACACCG GACTTCGGTGCGAAGCTTGTGCCCCCGGGCACTTTGGAGACCCATCCAAGCCAGGTGGCAGGTGCCAACAGTGCGAGTGCAATGGGAACATTGATGCCATGGACCCTGAAGCCTGTGATCCCCACACAGGACAATGCTTGCGTTGTTTACACCACACAGAGGGGCCCCACTGTGGCCATTGCAAACCTGGCTTCCATGGGCAAGCAGCCCGACAGAGCTGTCACC GCTGTACCTGCAATCCTCTGGGCACAAATCCCCAGCAGTGCCCATCTACTGACCAGTGCCACTGTGACCCAAGCAGTGGGCAGTGCCCATGCCTCCCCCATGTCCAAGGCCTTAGTTGTGATCATTGTGCCCCCAACTTTTGGAACTTCACCAGCGGCCGTGGCTGCCAGCCTTGTGCTTGCCACCCAACCAGGGCCAGAGGCCCCACCTGCAATGAG TTCACAGGGCAGTGCCACTGTCATGCCGGCTTTGGTGGGAGGACTTGCTCTGAGTGTGAAGAGCTCCACTGGGGAGACCCTGGCCTGCAGTGCCGTG CTTGTGATTGTGATCCCAGAGGAATAGACAAACCTCAGTGTCACCGCGCCACAGGTCACTGTAGCTGCCGCCCAGGCGTGTCTGGCGTGCGCTGTGACCAGTGTGCTCGTGGCTTCTCGGGTGTTTTTCCTGCTTGTCATCCATGCCATGCGTGCTTTGGAGATTGGGATCGGGTTGTACAGGACTTGGCTGCTCGTACACGACGGCTGGAACAGTGGGCACAGGAGTTGCAGCAGACGGGTGTGCTGGGTGCCTTTGAGAGCAGCTTTTTGAATATACAagggaagctgggcatggtccAAGCCATCGTGGGTGCCCGAAATGCCTCAGCTGCCTCTACTGCAAAGCTTGTAGAGGCCACGGAGGGACTGCG CCATGAAATTGGGAAGACCACTGAGCGCCTGACTCAGGTAGAAGCAGAGCTAACAGATGTTCAGGATGAGAACTTCAATGCCAACCATGCACTCAGTGGTCTGGAGAGAGATGGGCTTGCGCTTAACCTCACACTGCGGCAGCTTGACCAGCATCTGGATATCCTCAAACATTCAAATTTCTTAG GAGCCTATGACAGCATCCGACATGCCCACAGCCAGTCTACAGAAGCAGAACGCCGTGCCAACACCTCCACCTTTGCAGTACCCAGCCCAGTGAGCAATTCAGCAGATACACGGCGTCGGACAGAAGTACTCATGGGTGCCCATAAAGAAAACTTCAGGCGCAAACACTTAGCCAACCAGCAGGCACTGGGGCAGCTCTCTGCACGCACCCAGACCCTGAGCCTGACTGGCATAAATGAACTG GTGTGTGGGGCACCCGGGGACGCACCCTGTGCTACCAGCCCTTGCGGGGGTGCCGGATGTCAAGATGAGGATGGGCAGCCCCGTTGTGGTGGCCTCGGTTGCAGTGGGGCAGCAGCCACAGCTGATCTGGCACTGGGCCGGGCTCGGCACACACAGGCAGAGCTGCAGCGGGCACTGGTAGAAGGTGGTGGCATCCTCAGCCGAGTGTCTGAGACTCGTCGGCAGGCAGAGGAGGCACAGCAGCGGGCACAGGCAGCCCTGGACAAGGCTAATGCTTCTAGGGGCCAAGTGGAGCAGGCCAACCACGAGCTTCGAGAACTTATCCAGAGTGTGAAGGACTTCCTCAGCC AGGAGGGAGCTGATCCTGACAGTATTGAAATGGTAGCCACACGTGTGCTGGAGCTCTCCATCCCAGCCTCGCCAGAGCAGATCCAGCATCTAGCAAGTGAGATTGCAGAACGTGTCCGAAGCCTGGCAGATGTGGACACAATCCTGGCACATACTATGGGCGATGTGCGTCGGGCTGAGCAGCTACTCCAAGATGCACAGCGGGCACG GAGCCGGGCTGAGGGtgagaaacagaaggcagagactgtACAGGCAGCACTGGAGGAGGCTCAGAGGGCTCAGGGCGCTGCTCAGGGTGCCATCCGGGGAGCAGTGGctgacacacagaacacagaacagaCCCTGCACCAG GTCCAGGAGAAGATGGCAGGTGCAGAGCAGTCGTTGAACTCTGCAAATGAGCGGGCTCGGCAACTGGATGCTCTCCTGGAGGCCCTGAAACTGAAACGGGCAGGAAATAGCCTGGCAGCATCTACAGCTGAAGAAACAGCCGGCAGTGCTCAGAGCCGTGCCAGGGAGGCTGAGAAG CAACTGCGGGAACAAGTAGATGACCAGTACCAGACCGTGAGGGCGCTGGCTGAGAGGAAGGCCGAGGGTGTGCTGGCTGCACAAGCCAGGGCAGAACAACTGCGGGATGAGGCGCGGGACCTGTTGCAAGCTGCTCAGGACAAGCTGCAGCGGCTACAGG AACTGGAGGGCACCTATGAAGAGAATGAACGGAAACTGGAGGGCAAGGCGGCCCAGCTGGATGGGCTGGAAGCCAGGATGCGCAGTGTGCTCCAGGCCATCAACCTGCAGGTCCAGATCTACAACACCTGCCAGTGA